One window from the genome of Prinia subflava isolate CZ2003 ecotype Zambia chromosome 2, Cam_Psub_1.2, whole genome shotgun sequence encodes:
- the PPP4R3B gene encoding serine/threonine-protein phosphatase 4 regulatory subunit 3B isoform X2: MRLHPLSVRAAAILFPPRGREGVRAAPPLWPRPVAAVPSAARRQRAAAVAPARGARARAGRKRKAARTGLQDGGGAVVATEAERRQRGPGWGAAELTRHGKRRVKGPAVPLSGPVAPLAPRRPRSIAPAEAERARGCTMSDTRRRVKVYTLNEDRQWDDRGTGHVSSSYVERLKGMSLLVRAESDGSLLLESKINPNTAYQKQQDTLIVWSEAENYDLALSFQEKAGCDEIWEKICQVQGKDPSVEVTQDLIESEEEHIEEMPETSPLIDLPTCELNKLEEIADLVTSVLSSPIRREKLALALENEGYIKKLLQLFQVCENLENTEGLHHLYEIIRGILFLNKATLFEVMFSDECIMDVVGCLEYDPSLAQPKRHREFLTKTAKFKEVIPITDSELRQKIHQTYRVQYIQDIILPTPSVFEENFLSTLTSFIFFNKVEIVSMLQEDEKFLSEVFAQLTDEATDDDKRCELVNFFKEFCAFSQTLQPQNRDAFFKTLAKLGILPALEIVMGMDDLQVRSAATDIFSYLVEFSPSMVREFVMQEAQQSDDDILLINVVIEQMICDTDPELGGAVQLMGLLRTLIDPENMLATANKTEKSEFLNFFYNHCMHVLTAPLLANTSEDKCEKDAVVGSTKSNTICPDNYQTAQLLALILELLTFCVEHHTYHIKNYIMNKDLLRRVLVLMNSKHTFLALCALRFMRRIIGLKDEFYNRYITKGNLFEPVINALLDNGTRYNLLNSAVIELFEFIRVEDIKSLIAHIVENFYNALESIEYVQTFKGLKTKYEQEKDRQSQKLNSNRFRRDARALEEDEEMWFNEDEEEEGEAVVPPVEKSKQEDDFPDSYEKFMETKKAKESEDKENLPKRTSAGGFKFTFSHSASPANGANGANSKSVAAQTSPASSNGSSSKNTALSPAVPAPKGSLVGLVDYPDDEDDDEEEETSPRKRPRLGS; this comes from the exons ATGCGCCTACACCCCCTATCGGTGAGGGCAGCCGCCATTTTGTTCCCGCCTCGGGGCCGTGAGGGAGTGCGCGCGGCCCCGCCTCTGTGGCCCCGCCCCGTGGCCGCCGTCCCGTCGGCGGCGCGGCGGCAGCGGGCGGCCGCCGTAGCCCCTGCGAGGGGAGCCCGTGCCCGGGcggggaggaagagaaaggcGGCCCGAACCGGGTTACAAGATGGCGGCGGCGCTGTGGTAGCTACTGAGGCGGAGCGGCGCCAGCGAGGCCCGGGCTGGGGCGCGGCGGAGCTGACTCGCCATGGGAAGCGGCGCGTTAAAGGCCCCGCGGTGCCCCTGAGCGGCCCGGTGGCCCCGCTTGCTCCCCGCCGCCCTCGCTCCATCGCCCCTGCGGAGGCGGAGCGGGCCCGGGGCTGCACCATGTCGGACACCCGCCGGCGGGTGAAGGTCTACACGCTCAACGAGGATCGGCAATGGGACGACAGGGGCACCGGGCACGTATCCTCCAGCTACGTGGAGCGGCTGAAGGGGATGTCGCTGCTGGTCCGCGCCGAGTCGGACG GTTCACTACTGTTAGAATCGAAGATAAATCCAAATACTGCATATCAAAAACAGCAG GACACCCTGATTGTTTGGTCAGAAGCAGAGAACTATGATTTAGCACTGAGTTTTCAAGAAAAAGCTGGCTGTGatgaaatttgggaaaaaatctgCCAG GTTCAGGGCAAGGATCCTTCAGTGGAAGTCACACAGGACCTTATTGAGTCAGAAGAGGAACACATAGAGGAAATGCCTGAAACCAGTCCTCTGATTGACCTTCCTACTTGTGAACTCAACAAACTTGAAGAGATTGCTGACCTAGTTACCTCTGTTCTTTCCTCACCCATCCGTAGGGAAAAGCTGGCGCTGGCCTTGGAGAATGAAGGCTACATTAAAAAACTGCTACAGCTTTTCCAAGTCTGCGAGAATTTAGAGAACACAGAAGGCTTGCATCATTTGTATGAAATTATTAGAGGGATTTTGTTCCTCAACAAAGCAACTCTGTTTGAGGTAATGTTCTCTGACGAGTGTATTATGGATGTGGTTGGATGCCTCGAGTATGATCCTTCTTTGGCTCAGCCAAAACGCCACAGGGAGTTCTTGaccaaaacagcaaaatttaaGGAGGTTATTCCTATTACAGACTCTGAACTCAGGCAAAAAATCCACCAGACTTACAGGGTACAGTATATTCAGGACATCATCTTGCCGACACCATCTGTTTTTgaagagaattttctttctaccctcacttcctttattttcttcaacAAAGTTGAGATTGTCAGTATGTTGCAG GAAGATGAGAAGTTTTTATCAGAAGTTTTTGCACAATTGACAGATGAAGCTACAGACGATGACAAACGGTGTGAACTG GTGAACTTTTTCAAGGAATTCTGCGCCTTTTCTCAGACGTTACAACCTCAGAACAGAGAtgcatttttcaaaactttGGCAAAATTGGGAATTCTTCCAGCTCTCGAAATTGTAATG GGAATGGATGATCTGCAAGTTAGATCTGCTGCTACGGATATATTTTCATATCTAGTAGAATTTAGCCCATCCATGGTCCGAGAATTTGTGATGCAAGAGGCCCAGCAGAGTGATGAT GACATCCTTCTCATCAATGTGGTCATTGAGCAGATGATCTGTGACACAGATCCAGAGCTCGGGGGAGCCGTTCAGTTGATGGGGCTGCTGAGAACTCTGATTGACCCAGAGAATATGCTGGCCACAGCCAAT aaaacagaaaagagtgAATTTCTCAATTTCTTCTACAACCATTGTATGCACGTTCTCACTGCGCCACTTCTGGCCAATACATCAGAGGATAAATGTGAAAAAG ATGCAGTAGTTGGATCCACTAAGAGTAATACAATTTGTCCTG ataatTACCAAACAGCACAACTACTTGCCTTAATTTTGGAGCTGCTTACTTTTTGTGTGGAACACCACACATACCACATCAAGAATTACATTATGAACAAAGATTTACTAAGAAGAGTACTGGTATTGATGAATTCAAAACACACCTTTCTGGCCTTGT GTGCTCTTCGCTTTATGAGGAGGATAATCGGCCTGAAAGATGAATTTTATAACCGTTACATCACCAAGGGAAACCTCTTTGAGCCAGTTATCAATGCCCTGCTGGATAATGGCACCCGGTACAACCTGCTCAACTCTGCTGTGATTGAGCTGTTTGAGTTCATCAGAGTG GAAGATATTAAGTCCCTTATTGCACACATAGTTGAAAACTTCTATAATGCACTTGAATCTATTGAGTATGTTCAGACGTTCAAGGGACTGAAGACCAAATATGAGCAGGAAAAGGATCGACAAAGCCAGAAGCTGAACAG CAATAGATTCCGCAGGGATGCCAGAGccttggaggaggatgaagaAATGTGGTTCAATgaagatgaagaggaagaaggcGAAGCTGTTGTACCTCCAGTTGAGAAGTCAAAACAGGAGGATGATTTTCCAGATAGCTATGAAAAATTTATGGAAACTAAAAAAG CTAAGGAGAGTGAAGACAAAGAGAATCTTCCAAAAAGGACTTCAGCTGGGGGATTCAAATTCACTTTTTCCCACTCAGCCAGCCCAGCCAACGGTGCGAATGGTGCAAACAGCAAATCTGTGGCAGCTCAGACATCACCAGCGAGCTCCAACGGCTCCTCTTCCAAGAACACAGCCCTGAGCCCGGCGGTGCCGGCCCCCAAG
- the PPP4R3B gene encoding serine/threonine-protein phosphatase 4 regulatory subunit 3B isoform X3 — protein sequence MRLHPLSVRAAAILFPPRGREGVRAAPPLWPRPVAAVPSAARRQRAAAVAPARGARARAGRKRKAARTGLQDGGGAVVATEAERRQRGPGWGAAELTRHGKRRVKGPAVPLSGPVAPLAPRRPRSIAPAEAERARGCTMSDTRRRVKVYTLNEDRQWDDRGTGHVSSSYVERLKGMSLLVRAESDGSLLLESKINPNTAYQKQQDTLIVWSEAENYDLALSFQEKAGCDEIWEKICQVQGKDPSVEVTQDLIESEEEHIEEMPETSPLIDLPTCELNKLEEIADLVTSVLSSPIRREKLALALENEGYIKKLLQLFQVCENLENTEGLHHLYEIIRGILFLNKATLFEVMFSDECIMDVVGCLEYDPSLAQPKRHREFLTKTAKFKEVIPITDSELRQKIHQTYRVQYIQDIILPTPSVFEENFLSTLTSFIFFNKVEIVSMLQEDEKFLSEVFAQLTDEATDDDKRCELVNFFKEFCAFSQTLQPQNRDAFFKTLAKLGILPALEIVMGMDDLQVRSAATDIFSYLVEFSPSMVREFVMQEAQQSDDDILLINVVIEQMICDTDPELGGAVQLMGLLRTLIDPENMLATANKTEKSEFLNFFYNHCMHVLTAPLLANTSEDKCEKDAVVGSTKSNTICPDNYQTAQLLALILELLTFCVEHHTYHIKNYIMNKDLLRRVLVLMNSKHTFLALCALRFMRRIIGLKDEFYNRYITKGNLFEPVINALLDNGTRYNLLNSAVIELFEFIRVEDIKSLIAHIVENFYNALESIEYVQTFKGLKTKYEQEKDRQSQKLNSVPSILRSNRFRRDARALEEDEEMWFNEDEEEEGEAVVPPVEKSKQEDDFPDSYEKFMETKKASPANGANGANSKSVAAQTSPASSNGSSSKNTALSPAVPAPKGSLVGLVDYPDDEDDDEEEETSPRKRPRLGS from the exons ATGCGCCTACACCCCCTATCGGTGAGGGCAGCCGCCATTTTGTTCCCGCCTCGGGGCCGTGAGGGAGTGCGCGCGGCCCCGCCTCTGTGGCCCCGCCCCGTGGCCGCCGTCCCGTCGGCGGCGCGGCGGCAGCGGGCGGCCGCCGTAGCCCCTGCGAGGGGAGCCCGTGCCCGGGcggggaggaagagaaaggcGGCCCGAACCGGGTTACAAGATGGCGGCGGCGCTGTGGTAGCTACTGAGGCGGAGCGGCGCCAGCGAGGCCCGGGCTGGGGCGCGGCGGAGCTGACTCGCCATGGGAAGCGGCGCGTTAAAGGCCCCGCGGTGCCCCTGAGCGGCCCGGTGGCCCCGCTTGCTCCCCGCCGCCCTCGCTCCATCGCCCCTGCGGAGGCGGAGCGGGCCCGGGGCTGCACCATGTCGGACACCCGCCGGCGGGTGAAGGTCTACACGCTCAACGAGGATCGGCAATGGGACGACAGGGGCACCGGGCACGTATCCTCCAGCTACGTGGAGCGGCTGAAGGGGATGTCGCTGCTGGTCCGCGCCGAGTCGGACG GTTCACTACTGTTAGAATCGAAGATAAATCCAAATACTGCATATCAAAAACAGCAG GACACCCTGATTGTTTGGTCAGAAGCAGAGAACTATGATTTAGCACTGAGTTTTCAAGAAAAAGCTGGCTGTGatgaaatttgggaaaaaatctgCCAG GTTCAGGGCAAGGATCCTTCAGTGGAAGTCACACAGGACCTTATTGAGTCAGAAGAGGAACACATAGAGGAAATGCCTGAAACCAGTCCTCTGATTGACCTTCCTACTTGTGAACTCAACAAACTTGAAGAGATTGCTGACCTAGTTACCTCTGTTCTTTCCTCACCCATCCGTAGGGAAAAGCTGGCGCTGGCCTTGGAGAATGAAGGCTACATTAAAAAACTGCTACAGCTTTTCCAAGTCTGCGAGAATTTAGAGAACACAGAAGGCTTGCATCATTTGTATGAAATTATTAGAGGGATTTTGTTCCTCAACAAAGCAACTCTGTTTGAGGTAATGTTCTCTGACGAGTGTATTATGGATGTGGTTGGATGCCTCGAGTATGATCCTTCTTTGGCTCAGCCAAAACGCCACAGGGAGTTCTTGaccaaaacagcaaaatttaaGGAGGTTATTCCTATTACAGACTCTGAACTCAGGCAAAAAATCCACCAGACTTACAGGGTACAGTATATTCAGGACATCATCTTGCCGACACCATCTGTTTTTgaagagaattttctttctaccctcacttcctttattttcttcaacAAAGTTGAGATTGTCAGTATGTTGCAG GAAGATGAGAAGTTTTTATCAGAAGTTTTTGCACAATTGACAGATGAAGCTACAGACGATGACAAACGGTGTGAACTG GTGAACTTTTTCAAGGAATTCTGCGCCTTTTCTCAGACGTTACAACCTCAGAACAGAGAtgcatttttcaaaactttGGCAAAATTGGGAATTCTTCCAGCTCTCGAAATTGTAATG GGAATGGATGATCTGCAAGTTAGATCTGCTGCTACGGATATATTTTCATATCTAGTAGAATTTAGCCCATCCATGGTCCGAGAATTTGTGATGCAAGAGGCCCAGCAGAGTGATGAT GACATCCTTCTCATCAATGTGGTCATTGAGCAGATGATCTGTGACACAGATCCAGAGCTCGGGGGAGCCGTTCAGTTGATGGGGCTGCTGAGAACTCTGATTGACCCAGAGAATATGCTGGCCACAGCCAAT aaaacagaaaagagtgAATTTCTCAATTTCTTCTACAACCATTGTATGCACGTTCTCACTGCGCCACTTCTGGCCAATACATCAGAGGATAAATGTGAAAAAG ATGCAGTAGTTGGATCCACTAAGAGTAATACAATTTGTCCTG ataatTACCAAACAGCACAACTACTTGCCTTAATTTTGGAGCTGCTTACTTTTTGTGTGGAACACCACACATACCACATCAAGAATTACATTATGAACAAAGATTTACTAAGAAGAGTACTGGTATTGATGAATTCAAAACACACCTTTCTGGCCTTGT GTGCTCTTCGCTTTATGAGGAGGATAATCGGCCTGAAAGATGAATTTTATAACCGTTACATCACCAAGGGAAACCTCTTTGAGCCAGTTATCAATGCCCTGCTGGATAATGGCACCCGGTACAACCTGCTCAACTCTGCTGTGATTGAGCTGTTTGAGTTCATCAGAGTG GAAGATATTAAGTCCCTTATTGCACACATAGTTGAAAACTTCTATAATGCACTTGAATCTATTGAGTATGTTCAGACGTTCAAGGGACTGAAGACCAAATATGAGCAGGAAAAGGATCGACAAAGCCAGAAGCTGAACAG TGTCCCATCCATATTGCGTAGCAATAGATTCCGCAGGGATGCCAGAGccttggaggaggatgaagaAATGTGGTTCAATgaagatgaagaggaagaaggcGAAGCTGTTGTACCTCCAGTTGAGAAGTCAAAACAGGAGGATGATTTTCCAGATAGCTATGAAAAATTTATGGAAACTAAAAAAG CCAGCCCAGCCAACGGTGCGAATGGTGCAAACAGCAAATCTGTGGCAGCTCAGACATCACCAGCGAGCTCCAACGGCTCCTCTTCCAAGAACACAGCCCTGAGCCCGGCGGTGCCGGCCCCCAAG
- the PPP4R3B gene encoding serine/threonine-protein phosphatase 4 regulatory subunit 3B isoform X1, with protein sequence MRLHPLSVRAAAILFPPRGREGVRAAPPLWPRPVAAVPSAARRQRAAAVAPARGARARAGRKRKAARTGLQDGGGAVVATEAERRQRGPGWGAAELTRHGKRRVKGPAVPLSGPVAPLAPRRPRSIAPAEAERARGCTMSDTRRRVKVYTLNEDRQWDDRGTGHVSSSYVERLKGMSLLVRAESDGSLLLESKINPNTAYQKQQDTLIVWSEAENYDLALSFQEKAGCDEIWEKICQVQGKDPSVEVTQDLIESEEEHIEEMPETSPLIDLPTCELNKLEEIADLVTSVLSSPIRREKLALALENEGYIKKLLQLFQVCENLENTEGLHHLYEIIRGILFLNKATLFEVMFSDECIMDVVGCLEYDPSLAQPKRHREFLTKTAKFKEVIPITDSELRQKIHQTYRVQYIQDIILPTPSVFEENFLSTLTSFIFFNKVEIVSMLQEDEKFLSEVFAQLTDEATDDDKRCELVNFFKEFCAFSQTLQPQNRDAFFKTLAKLGILPALEIVMGMDDLQVRSAATDIFSYLVEFSPSMVREFVMQEAQQSDDDILLINVVIEQMICDTDPELGGAVQLMGLLRTLIDPENMLATANKTEKSEFLNFFYNHCMHVLTAPLLANTSEDKCEKDAVVGSTKSNTICPDNYQTAQLLALILELLTFCVEHHTYHIKNYIMNKDLLRRVLVLMNSKHTFLALCALRFMRRIIGLKDEFYNRYITKGNLFEPVINALLDNGTRYNLLNSAVIELFEFIRVEDIKSLIAHIVENFYNALESIEYVQTFKGLKTKYEQEKDRQSQKLNSVPSILRSNRFRRDARALEEDEEMWFNEDEEEEGEAVVPPVEKSKQEDDFPDSYEKFMETKKAKESEDKENLPKRTSAGGFKFTFSHSASPANGANGANSKSVAAQTSPASSNGSSSKNTALSPAVPAPKGSLVGLVDYPDDEDDDEEEETSPRKRPRLGS encoded by the exons ATGCGCCTACACCCCCTATCGGTGAGGGCAGCCGCCATTTTGTTCCCGCCTCGGGGCCGTGAGGGAGTGCGCGCGGCCCCGCCTCTGTGGCCCCGCCCCGTGGCCGCCGTCCCGTCGGCGGCGCGGCGGCAGCGGGCGGCCGCCGTAGCCCCTGCGAGGGGAGCCCGTGCCCGGGcggggaggaagagaaaggcGGCCCGAACCGGGTTACAAGATGGCGGCGGCGCTGTGGTAGCTACTGAGGCGGAGCGGCGCCAGCGAGGCCCGGGCTGGGGCGCGGCGGAGCTGACTCGCCATGGGAAGCGGCGCGTTAAAGGCCCCGCGGTGCCCCTGAGCGGCCCGGTGGCCCCGCTTGCTCCCCGCCGCCCTCGCTCCATCGCCCCTGCGGAGGCGGAGCGGGCCCGGGGCTGCACCATGTCGGACACCCGCCGGCGGGTGAAGGTCTACACGCTCAACGAGGATCGGCAATGGGACGACAGGGGCACCGGGCACGTATCCTCCAGCTACGTGGAGCGGCTGAAGGGGATGTCGCTGCTGGTCCGCGCCGAGTCGGACG GTTCACTACTGTTAGAATCGAAGATAAATCCAAATACTGCATATCAAAAACAGCAG GACACCCTGATTGTTTGGTCAGAAGCAGAGAACTATGATTTAGCACTGAGTTTTCAAGAAAAAGCTGGCTGTGatgaaatttgggaaaaaatctgCCAG GTTCAGGGCAAGGATCCTTCAGTGGAAGTCACACAGGACCTTATTGAGTCAGAAGAGGAACACATAGAGGAAATGCCTGAAACCAGTCCTCTGATTGACCTTCCTACTTGTGAACTCAACAAACTTGAAGAGATTGCTGACCTAGTTACCTCTGTTCTTTCCTCACCCATCCGTAGGGAAAAGCTGGCGCTGGCCTTGGAGAATGAAGGCTACATTAAAAAACTGCTACAGCTTTTCCAAGTCTGCGAGAATTTAGAGAACACAGAAGGCTTGCATCATTTGTATGAAATTATTAGAGGGATTTTGTTCCTCAACAAAGCAACTCTGTTTGAGGTAATGTTCTCTGACGAGTGTATTATGGATGTGGTTGGATGCCTCGAGTATGATCCTTCTTTGGCTCAGCCAAAACGCCACAGGGAGTTCTTGaccaaaacagcaaaatttaaGGAGGTTATTCCTATTACAGACTCTGAACTCAGGCAAAAAATCCACCAGACTTACAGGGTACAGTATATTCAGGACATCATCTTGCCGACACCATCTGTTTTTgaagagaattttctttctaccctcacttcctttattttcttcaacAAAGTTGAGATTGTCAGTATGTTGCAG GAAGATGAGAAGTTTTTATCAGAAGTTTTTGCACAATTGACAGATGAAGCTACAGACGATGACAAACGGTGTGAACTG GTGAACTTTTTCAAGGAATTCTGCGCCTTTTCTCAGACGTTACAACCTCAGAACAGAGAtgcatttttcaaaactttGGCAAAATTGGGAATTCTTCCAGCTCTCGAAATTGTAATG GGAATGGATGATCTGCAAGTTAGATCTGCTGCTACGGATATATTTTCATATCTAGTAGAATTTAGCCCATCCATGGTCCGAGAATTTGTGATGCAAGAGGCCCAGCAGAGTGATGAT GACATCCTTCTCATCAATGTGGTCATTGAGCAGATGATCTGTGACACAGATCCAGAGCTCGGGGGAGCCGTTCAGTTGATGGGGCTGCTGAGAACTCTGATTGACCCAGAGAATATGCTGGCCACAGCCAAT aaaacagaaaagagtgAATTTCTCAATTTCTTCTACAACCATTGTATGCACGTTCTCACTGCGCCACTTCTGGCCAATACATCAGAGGATAAATGTGAAAAAG ATGCAGTAGTTGGATCCACTAAGAGTAATACAATTTGTCCTG ataatTACCAAACAGCACAACTACTTGCCTTAATTTTGGAGCTGCTTACTTTTTGTGTGGAACACCACACATACCACATCAAGAATTACATTATGAACAAAGATTTACTAAGAAGAGTACTGGTATTGATGAATTCAAAACACACCTTTCTGGCCTTGT GTGCTCTTCGCTTTATGAGGAGGATAATCGGCCTGAAAGATGAATTTTATAACCGTTACATCACCAAGGGAAACCTCTTTGAGCCAGTTATCAATGCCCTGCTGGATAATGGCACCCGGTACAACCTGCTCAACTCTGCTGTGATTGAGCTGTTTGAGTTCATCAGAGTG GAAGATATTAAGTCCCTTATTGCACACATAGTTGAAAACTTCTATAATGCACTTGAATCTATTGAGTATGTTCAGACGTTCAAGGGACTGAAGACCAAATATGAGCAGGAAAAGGATCGACAAAGCCAGAAGCTGAACAG TGTCCCATCCATATTGCGTAGCAATAGATTCCGCAGGGATGCCAGAGccttggaggaggatgaagaAATGTGGTTCAATgaagatgaagaggaagaaggcGAAGCTGTTGTACCTCCAGTTGAGAAGTCAAAACAGGAGGATGATTTTCCAGATAGCTATGAAAAATTTATGGAAACTAAAAAAG CTAAGGAGAGTGAAGACAAAGAGAATCTTCCAAAAAGGACTTCAGCTGGGGGATTCAAATTCACTTTTTCCCACTCAGCCAGCCCAGCCAACGGTGCGAATGGTGCAAACAGCAAATCTGTGGCAGCTCAGACATCACCAGCGAGCTCCAACGGCTCCTCTTCCAAGAACACAGCCCTGAGCCCGGCGGTGCCGGCCCCCAAG